A genomic segment from Aspergillus puulaauensis MK2 DNA, chromosome 1, nearly complete sequence encodes:
- a CDS encoding putative C2H2 transcription factor (COG:K;~EggNog:ENOG410PJM3;~InterPro:IPR036236,IPR036864,IPR007219,IPR013087, IPR001138;~PFAM:PF00172,PF04082;~go_function: GO:0000981 - DNA-binding transcription factor activity, RNA polymerase II-specific [Evidence IEA];~go_function: GO:0003677 - DNA binding [Evidence IEA];~go_function: GO:0008270 - zinc ion binding [Evidence IEA];~go_process: GO:0006351 - transcription, DNA-templated [Evidence IEA];~go_process: GO:0006355 - regulation of transcription, DNA-templated [Evidence IEA]), with translation MTSEKSDTSQEASDPQEAEATARPGGTNHGREIEESSSVSGQTKCSICQSTFRRPEHLKRHFRSHTKEKPFECTQCGRHFSRTDTLHRHELSHHTIGTDGGKDRTHRITVKTFRACYKCALARVRCSGGMPCTRCENRSLECQYPTERRSKAKVQKGATQTISLDGKGPLSGSTSLPFSVHGPEASQNKESGNPVSQPGYQMGQFQLHVSESHKVSTPRSDGMVGSNYHAHLERDGNSPSLIRADVAAVSESYPPYGRVNQQSYPQAPLTQIQTPLTVDQKRLSYSLDGRHAEAPPPSNFVTGIPGSDNAHVQLGFPQPLLGQSAVPTINWLSSDFLLESVPDQGLTSGAQHPFQAGVFEGSLSQTTWLPPVINTEPQGSSLSGSISQTPSGTTSLGDVESPGHFTRGLRQQSQSGPSKRPTDNTADEPSERLPKHRRTQSSWPTQNAESLDIFLKFQNSKPQFAFPATQELQTGSVPDTPVGCSLEPTTYDEIHHAFLRLCCTENFLYSKFESPNFPDKLTLSNFLHHYFHFFHPIYPIFHTPTFNPNKCHWIVTLALVAIGSHSASFCEQNGTATAFHEFLRRAVCVEKEKSLSEPLPLWHLQAMLLNCIGRLHGGSENGKLSALGDFGDLINLATREKLLSRSDNPTTESDQPPDEQQWILWVEEESRRRTGYLIWLVDCTASYQFDTKPHFSLDDGQAPLPCNEKIWHAASSRIWKGLREEHSEQEKISLYDAVLTLYIEKRLIPEIGELSHILLIHALYHRMWEVGEYFRRPLSFWNPTAKKQSRKLAIPSGSVWLPGIPSYSKWRNSACDCLDILHWTANGTIAKANGHEHPTILHLHTARIILLAPFREIRHLVNLLAMQKVNWEDRQQVIEWHYVLRWIKHDQYKARLAVIHAGSVLYHVRKYSTKAFHEPVATYLAILTLWAYGLCYKQASPELATSRRDSAIGPSVINLDQPCSDELVQSFVREGQMMKGMLTNVGDICAPHGPEEILRVGCETLSGLHSWGLAKSFMVTLMRLIDLV, from the exons ATGACCTCGGAAAAGAGCGATACCAGCCAAG AAGCTTCGGACCCGCAGGAAGCTGAAGCAACAGCTAGACCTGGCGGCACCAACCATGGTCGTGAAATTGAAGAGAGCTCGTCTGTCAGCGGCCAAACCAAGTGCTCGATCTGCCAGAGCACGTTCCGGAGACCCGAGCACCTGAAGCGCCATTTTCGCAGCCATACCAAGGAGAAGCCTTTCGAGTGCACTCAATGCGGTCGTCATTTCTCCAGAAC TGACACGCTTCATCGCCATGAATTGAGTCATCATACCATAGGCACTGACGGAGGAAAAGACCGCACACATAGAATCACTGTCAAGACGTTTCGCGCTTGTTACAAATGTGCGCTTGCGAGGGTGCGTTGTAGCGGTGGTATGCCGTGTACTCGTTGCGAAAACAGGTCTCTCGAATGTCAGTATCCGACCGAGCGACGCTCCAAAGCCAAGGTTCAGAAGGGCGCAACCCAAACTATATCGCTCGATGGGAAAGGCCCGCTCTCCGGATCAACCTCACTTCCCTTCTCTGTGCATGGCCCCGAAGCCTCTCAGAACAAAGAAAGTGGAAATCCCGTCAGTCAACCCGGATATCAAATGGGTCAGTTTCAACTGCACGTGTCGGAATCCCATAAAGTTTCTACGCCCCGTTCAGATGGTATGGTGGGATCCAATTATCATGCGCACTTAGAACGTGACGGAAATTCGCCTTCCTTAATTCGAGCGGACGTTGCTGCTGTCTCGGAATCGTACCCCCCGTACGGCCGTGTAAACCAACAATCATATCCCCAGGCACCGCTAACTCAGATTCAAACGCCTTTAACAGTTGACCAAAAACGACTCAGCTATTCATTAGACGGTCGACACGCAGAAGCTCCCCCACCTAGTAACTTCGTTACTGGGATTCCGGGCTCGGACAATGCACATGTACAATTAGGCTTCCCGCAACCACTTCTAGGTCAATCCGCAGTTCCTACAATAAATTGGCTATCAAGTGACTTTTTGCTCGAATCGGTGCCTGATCAAGGTTTAACGTCTGGGGCCCAGCACCCTTTTCAAGCAGGCGTTTTCGAGGGCTCGTTAAGCCAGACAACATGGCTACCTCCGGTTATCAATACGGAGCCCCAGGGCTCTTCTTTGTCCGGGAGTATCTCTCAAACTCCATCTGGAACTACTTCGCTTGGCGATGTAGAAAGCCCCGGTCATTTCACTCGTGGACTGCGTCAACAATCACAATCGGGACCATCCAAACGGCCCACAGACAATACTGCTGATGAGCCAAGTGAGCGACTTCCAAAGCACAGGCGAACTCAGTCATCGTGGCCAACGCAAAATGCCGAGTCTCTCGATATATTCCTAAAGTTCCAAAATAGCAAACCTCAATTTGCATTCCCGGCAACTCAGGAGTTACAGACGGGCTCCGTGCCTGACACCCCAGTTGGTTGCAGCCTTGAACCTACAACGTACGACGAAATACACCACGCATTTTTGCGTCTGTGTTGTACAGAGAACTTTCTATATTCCAAATTCGAATCGCCCAATTTTCCGGACAAACTGACGCTATCGAATTTTCTTCATCATTATTTTCACTTCTTCCACCCCATATACCCAATTTTCCATACTCCAACATTTAATCCAAACAAATGCCACTGGATAGTCACACTTGCGTTAGTCGCAATAGGCAGCCACTCTGCAAGCTTCTGTGAGCAAAATGGGACGGCTACGGCATTCCATGAGTTTCTTCGTCGAGCAGTCTGCGTTGAG aaagagaaaagccTGTCTGAACCCCTGCCACTCTGGCACCTTCAAGCAATGTTACTGAATTGTATTGGGAGGCTTCATGGAGGCAGTGAAAATGGCAAGCTTTCCGCACTTGGCGACTTTGGTGATCTCATCAACCTTGCAACGCGTGAGAAGCTCCTGTCCCGCTCAGACAATCCGACTACTGAATCAGATCAACCGCCCGATGAGCAACAATGGATACTatgggttgaagaagaatctCGAAGACGTACTGGCTATCTGATATGG CTTGTGGATTGTACAGCTTCCTACCAGTTTGACACGAAACCACATTTTTCTCTAGACGACGGCCAAGCACCCCTTCCGTGTAATGAGAAGATTTGGCACGCAGCCTCGTCTCGTATATGGAAAGGTCTTCGTGAGGAGCACTCAG AGCAGGAAAAGATTTCCCTTTACGACGCGGTACTGACTCTGTACATCGAAAAAAGGCTTATACCCGAAATAGGCGAGCTCAGTCACATCCTGCTCATACATGCGCTATATCATCGAATGTGGGAGGTCGGAGAGTACTTCCGCCGTCCACTCTCATTCTGGAATCCAACCGCCAAAAAGCAGTCCCGAAAGCTAGCAATTCCATCAGGGTCTGTTTGGCTACCAGGGATCCCTTCGTATTCGAAATGGCGCAACAGCGCGTGCGATTGCTTGGATATTCTCCATTGGACTGCGAATGGCACCATAGCCAAAGCAAACGGACACGAACATCCCACAATCTTGCATCTCCACACAGCCCGTATCATACTTCTTGCGCCGTTCCGGGAAATTCGACATCTAGTAAACCTCCTAGCAATGCAGAAAGTCAACTGGGAAGACCGCCAGCAGGTTATTGAGTGGCATTATGTGTTGCGCTGGATCAAGCACGATCAATATAAGGCCCGGTTAGCAGTGATTCATGCCGGATCGGTGCTATACCATGTGCGCAAGTACTCCACCAAGGCATTTCATGAGCCAGTAGCCACCTACCTTGCAATCCTCACGCTATGGGCGTACGGGCTGTGCTATAAGCAAGCCTCTCCCGAGCTTGCGACTTCTCGACGCGACTCAGCAATCGGGCCTAGCGTTATCAACCTCGACCAGCCGTGCTCTGATGAGCTAGTCCAATCCTTTGTTAGGGAGGGTCAAATGATGAAAGGGATGTTGACGAATGTAGGAGATATTTGTGCGCCACATGGGCCGGAGGAAATCTTACGAGTTGGCTGCGAAACACTCTCGGGTCTTCACTCCTGGGGCTTGGCGAAATCATTTATGGTAACTTTGATGAGGCTTATTGATTTggtatga
- a CDS encoding uncharacterized protein (TransMembrane:2 (o128-153i222-255o)), with the protein MPFPLLPHLAEWAPVELNGLGILTIFGDKSIGNSIGNLVHSWADWMRTFGSFVVADNQITQSELGFAAHNITEVSTTPNISSWLTRWLNSFLLTHSATSIQVRLEDNPTTWCSTAPAMALGFMTMAPLLAFATIIGDAWGTINVLAMISSVLVRQLLVHKMRCLLNDAASSIIQEGFGSEVVKVLLVLPNSKIVTIVGPRILIIKCMLLDTRKECSYRLKAASWAAFGVHAIALGMSSFLIQMLSLLVLGLGTFLTTTNAGANREVIGSKLRLKVDDGVPTLTRIQAYARLGMGTAEENAMMHWGVIPHDTNRGWWDKYQKTQQTVDPLH; encoded by the coding sequence ATGCCTTTTCCGCTTCTCCCACACCTAGCCGAATGGGCGCCTGTTGAACTCAACGGGCTAGGCATCTTGACTATCTTCGGTGATAAGTCTATTGGAAACTCCATTGGCAACCTTGTCCATTCCTGGGCAGATTGGATGCGCACCTTCGGATCATTCGTGGTTGCGGACAACCAGATCACGCAGTCGGAGCTTGGATTCGCTGCGCACAATATTACCGAAGTATCGACTACCCCGAACATTTCCTCTTGGCTCACTCGCTGGCTCAATTCGTTTCTCTTGACGCACAGTGCCACCTCTATTCAAGTTAGACTTGAGGACAACCCGACTACATGGTGCAGCACTGCCCCGGCCATGGCTCTTGGTTTCATGACAATGGCACCGCTCCTAGCTTTTGCAACCATCATCGGTGATGCATGGGGCACCATCAATGTTCTCGCCATGATAAGCTCTGTGCTCGTGCGGCAGCTGCTGGTCCATAAAATGCGTTGTTTATTGAATGACGCAGCGTCCAGCATCATCCAGGAGGGGTTTGGTAGCGAAGTCGTCAAGGTGCTCCTGGTCCTACCAAATTCCAAGATTGTTACAATCGTCGGTCCTCGTATACTCATCATCAAGTGTATGCTTCTCGACACTCGCAAGGAATGCTCCTACCGTCTGAAGGCTGCTTCCTGGGCTGCCTTTGGTGTGCACGCAATTGCACTCGGAATGAGCAGTTTCCTGATCCAGATGCTTTCCCTTCTAGTTCTTGGTTTGGGCACATTTCTTACCACAACCAATGCTGGGGCCAACCGCGAAGTCATTGGATCTAAGTTGCGGCTTAAGGTCGACGACGGCGTGCCCACCTTGACCCGGATTCAGGCTTACGCAAGGCTTGGTATGGGCACAGCCGAGGAGAATGCCATGATGCATTGGGGCGTGATTCCACACGACACCAACCGAGGGTGGTGGGATAAGTACCAGAAAACGCAGCAGACGGTGGACCCGTTGCATTAA
- the irs4 gene encoding protein irs4 (COG:T,U;~EggNog:ENOG410PQG5;~InterPro:IPR000261,IPR011992;~go_function: GO:0005515 - protein binding [Evidence IEA]) encodes MAKPGLTPSRDRRLPPRNNVNANTSPNRAALQGALLAFNHATPPKSHSPLNMAGRPPVSLLDSDPDPLPELPEPGSIKDKIAHFSSHPATLEPNNRPKSAAGSVPDITRQKTPQLLAAEIAAGNSNGPNGKTTGVDAQRTRLQQIGKALPSPIPVRMPVASSRILDPYFDVPQAHSPSRPYVDQRSASPKPSTSPRPPITKPRPVPPPIPRKPSPAFSEPLSVDRRHENRKRFESPSGPIPLRFKASTSTLSEEERPPALPPRRAATVTTNDAYEPQVNLGRAKSPTFPSSHSVMSLYSQSQNHSRTSMLDSLTDGSRDGTSGAVAASSLASNRALQTRRPSPPPPPPSRRRRSRSRSILGLQHQHKKDRTADPSPGGLRGTLRTQPKSDDEDERNRRQHRNHLIRKHPHKHQEGDRKRWRSEITEKERKRYEGVWAANKGLLIPPNQVADKKATEHGIPPGMYPPAALDMVVNLVVQDIWSRSRLPDYVLERVWDLVDGQNIGLLTRAEFVVGTWLIDQQLRGHKLPAVVPDSVWSSVTRVPGISL; translated from the coding sequence ATGGCCAAACCAGGTTTGACCCCCTCGCGGGACCGCCGACTGCCTCCCCGCAACAATGTGAACGCGAACACCTCTCCCAACCGCGCTGCTTTACAGGGAGCTCTGCTAGCTTTCAACCATGCGACGCCCCCCAAATCACATTCTCCGTTGAACATGGCAGGCCGCCCGCCCGTTTCGCTTCTCGATTCCGATCCCGATCCTCTGCCAGAGCTGCCGGAACCCGGGTCCATAAAGGATAAAATCGCCCACTTCAGCTCACATCCAGCTACGCTTGAGCCGAACAACAGACCCAAGAGTGCGGCCGGAAGTGTACCAGACATTACGCGCCAGAAAACTCCACAATTGCTTGCGGCTGAGATCGCTGCGGGAAACTCAAATGGGCCAAATGGCAAGACTACAGGCGTGGACGCGCAAAGGACGCGGTTACAACAGATTGGGAAAGCCCTACCGTCGCCTATACCGGTTCGAATGCCAGTGGCAAGCTCGCGGATACTGGACCCGTACTTTGACGTTCCTCAAGCGCATTCACCTTCAAGACCGTACGTTGACCAGAGGTCCGCTTCGCCCAAACCTTCGACATCTCCCCGACCACCGATAACGAAGCCGCGTCCTGTCCCACCACCTATACCTCGAAAACCCTCACCTGCCTTTAGTGAACCCCTGTCAGTCGATCGCCGCCATGAAAATCGAAAGCGGTTCGAGTCTCCGAGCGGCCCTATCCCTCTTCGCTTCAAGGCTTCCACATCCACACTGTCCGAGGAGGAACGACCCCCTGCACTTCCACCGCGACGAGCCGCAACCGTGACGACCAATGATGCATACGAACCTCAAGTTAATTTGGGGCGCGCTAAGTCCCCCACGTTTCCATCCAGTCATAGTGTCATGTCATTATACAGCCAGTCTCAGAATCACAGCAGAACAAGCATGCTTGACAGTCTTACGGATGGGAGTAGAGACGGGACCTCGGGTGCAGTCGCAGCTTCGTCACTCGCATCAAATCGGGCACTACAGACAAGGAGGCCATCGCCACCGCCTCCACCGCCATCACGCAGACGAAGATCTCGATCTCGGTCCATATTGGGCCTCCAACATCAGCATAAAAAGGACCGCACAGCCGATCCCAGCCCAGGAGGGCTTCGCGGGACCCTCCGGACACAACCCAAAtcagacgacgaagacgagcgGAATCGCCGCCAACATCGAAATCATCTCATCCGTAAGCATCCTCATAAGCACCAGGAAGGTGATCGAAAACGATGGAGAAGTGAAATCACGGAGAAAGAGCGCAAAAGATATGAGGGCGTCTGGGCTGCAAATAAAGGGCTGCTCATACCTCCTAATCAAGTGGCGGACAAGAAGGCCACCGAGCATGGAATCCCGCCGGGCATGTATCCTCCGGCTGCCCTAGATATGGTTGTGAACCTTGTGGTTCAAGATATCTGGTCGAGGAGCCGCCTCCCAGACTACGTTCTAGAGCGAGTCTGGGACCTCGTCGACGGGCAAAATATTGGTCTGTTGACGCGCGCGGAGTTTGTCGTGGGAACTTGGCTGATTGATCAGCAACTGCGAGGGCATAAACTTCCAGCAGTCGTTCCTGATAGTGTATGGTCCAGCGTCACGCGGGTTCCAGGCATCTCTCTATAA